A region from the Salvia splendens isolate huo1 chromosome 15, SspV2, whole genome shotgun sequence genome encodes:
- the LOC121768879 gene encoding auxin response factor 9-like: protein MANRVPLSQQQYGCFPAEGGGGAKDVMYEELWRACAGPLVDVPQVGEKVYYFPQGHMEQLEASTNQELNQRIPLFNLPSKILCSVFNINLLTEVDTDEVYAQITLMPEADQTQPRSPDISCDEPPRPVVHSFCKVLTASDTSTHGGFSVLRKHANECLPPLDMTQQTPTQELIAKDLHGIEWHFKHIFRGQPRRHLLTTGWSTFVTSKRLVAGDSFVFLRGKNGELRVGVRHHARQQNSIPSSVISSQSMHLGVLATASHALLTQTLFVVYYKPRTSQFIIGLNKCLEAENHRFGVGMRFKMRFEGEDSPERRFSGTIVGVESISSHWEDSKWRSLKVQWDEPASIRRPERVSPWEIEPFVASVPTSLSPPLMSKHKRARPRVEIPVSDNQTSAVSAAWNLPQESHQTNHGLEGHKGNHTARSVAETGTGAPPNTMTEEAEESKTASAWSIISNTSALSSVKQISSPVSCQTERKPDTAATCRLFGIDLNNPSTLPHAENSSMVLDDAPQEGEGFVTKQSRAPRKDTQSRHGQSSRSRTKVQMQGIAVGRAVDLTTLKGYDELITELEVMFEIKGELQPRDKWEIVFTDNEGDMMLMGDDPWLEFVNMVRRIFICSSQEVKKMKGCEGTNLITQHLGD from the exons ATGGCAAACAGAGTTCCTTTGTCGCAGCAGCAATATGGTTGTTTTCCAGCTGAAG ggGGTGGAGGAGCAAAAGATGTAATGTATGAGGAATTATGGAGGGCTTGTGCAGGTCCTTTGGTGGATGTTCCTCAGGTTGGAGAGAAGGTTTACTATTTCCCTCAAGGGCATATGGAACAG ttGGAGGCTTCAACTAACCAAGAATTGAATCAGAGGATACCATTGTTCAATCTTCCCTCAAAGATTCTTTGCAGTGTTTTCAACATTAATCTGCTG ACTGAAGTAGACACTGATGAGGTTTATGCACAAATTACTTTGATGCCTGAAGCAGAT CAAACTCAGCCAAGAAGTCCGGATATCTCTTGTGATGAGCCCCCTAGGCCTGTAGTTCACTCATTCTGCAAGGTTTTGACAGCCTCAGATACAAGCACCCACGGCGGATTCTCTGTTCTTCGGAAACATGCTAATGAATGCCTCCCTCCCTTG GATATGACACAGCAGACACCAACTCAGGAACTAATCGCCAAGGATCTCCATGGGATTGAGTGGCATTTTAAGCACATATTTAGAG GTCAGCCTCGGAGACATTTGCTTACGACAGGATGGAGTACGTTCGTTACTTCTAAGAGATTAGTTGCTGGAGATTCTTTCGTGTTTTTGAG GGGGAAGAATGGAGAATTGCGTGTTGGGGTCAGGCATCATGCTCGCCAGCAAAATTCAATTCCCTCGTCAGTGATTTCTAGTCAGAGCATGCACCTAGGAGTGCTTGCAACAGCATCTCATGCTCTCTTAACTCAAACATTGTTTGTCGTTTATTACAAGCCGAG AACAAGTCAGTTCATCATAGGACTGAATAAGTGTTTGGAAGCTGAGAACCACAGATTCGGAGTTGGCATGAGATTCAAGATGCGTTTTGAGGGGGAGGATTCTCCTGAAAGGAG GTTTTCAGGCACAATCGTTGGGGTCGAGAGTATCTCTTCTCATTGGGAAGATTCTAAATGGCGGTCATTGAAG GTTCAATGGGACGAACCTGCATCAATTCGAAGACCAGAAAGGGTTTCACCTTGGGAAATCGAACCATTTGTGGCATCTGTACCAACCAGCCTATCCCCACCACTGATGTCAAAGCACAAAAGAGCTCGTCCTCGTGTTGAAATCCCAGTTTCTG ATAATCAGACTTCTGCTGTGTCGGCTGCCTGGAATCTGCCTCAAGAGTCGCATCAGACGAATCATGGTCTTGAAGGACACAAAGGCAATCACACGGCTAGATCTGTTGCAGAAACAGGTACGGGCGCTCCCCCTAATACAATGACTGAAGAAGCAGAAGAGAGTAAAACTGCATCAGCTTGGTCCATTATTTCAAATACGTCGGCTCTGAGTTCTGTGAAACAGATCAGTAGCCCTGTGTCTTGCCAGACCGAGAGGAAACCGGACACTGCGGCAACATGCAGATTGTTCGGAATTGACTTGAATAATCCCTCAACATTGCCACATGCTGAGAATTCTTCTATGGTGTTGGACGACGCACCACAAGAAGGTGAAGGATTTGTCACAAAACAGTCGAGAGCACCAAGAAAAGACACTCAGAGCCGACATGGTCAATCATCCAGAAGTCGCACCAAG GTGCAAATGCAAGGGATTGCAGTTGGCCGTGCAGTGGACTTGACCACACTGAAGGGGTATGACGAGCTCATAACTGAACTTGAAGTGATGTTCGAGATTAAAGGAGAGCTGCAGCCTCGAGATAAATGGGAAATTGTGTTTACAGATAACGAAGGGGACATGATGCTTATGGGCGACGATCCATGGCT AGAATTTGTCAACATGGTTCGTAGGATTTTCATCTGTTCGAGCCAGGAGGTAAAGAAGATGAAGGGATGCGAAGGAACGAACCTCATCACGCAACATCTTGGTGATTAA
- the LOC121768250 gene encoding 26S proteasome non-ATPase regulatory subunit 8 homolog A-like isoform X1 encodes MDDPNHEYSNLYQLAFFSWAGRIIREIYNTQFGENINLQRQMDPKFTEVSQLFERFKAPILRKDFDTSTKFLSQLKLCTGMDRENKKRKEIENVLVVVEDLVRRQRQQSFLLLSLAEYFSLRRSSDDEDDTTMVTDLLWKIPEQIRRMDRLIRLTDTDCVNNLRMDRNCFGRLCLLLRERMGLKDRKFIALTGFKSLPPLFEKTPNAVHEMTLARDIYEHAVVLSVKIEDQDAFERDFCQLKPYYTDTAVHLPPSPQEYPILGLNLLRLLVQNRIAEFHTELELLSASALENPCFKHAVELEQSFMEGAYNRVLTARQTVPHETYVYFMDLLAKTVRDEIAGCIEKAYDSLSLNDARQMLLYSSDKEVVEYVKEEHPEWEIKNGFVFFQRAKESVPCKEIPSLQLINQTLSYARELERIV; translated from the exons ATGGATGATCCGAACCATGAATACAGTAATTTATACCAGCTTGCTTTCTTTTCTTGGGCAGGACGAATTATTCGTGAAATCTACAACACTCAATTCGGCGAGAACATAAATCTACAGAGACAAATGGATCCCAAATTCACTGAGGTTTCACAACTATTCGAGCGATTCAAAGCACCTATTCTCCGCAAAGATTTTGATACTTCTACCAAGTTTCTGTCTCAGCTCAAG TTGTGTACAGGCATGGACagggaaaataaaaaacgaaaggAGATTGAAAATGTATTGGTTGTAGTTGAAGATTTGGTCCGTCGGCAGCGCCAACAATCTTTTCTTCTGCTCAGTTTGGCTGAGTATTTTAGTCTGCGGAGGAGTAGTGATGACGAAGATGATACAACCATGGTTACTGACTTGTTGTGGAAGATACCGGAGCAAATTCGGCGTATGGATAGGCTAATACGTTTAACTGACACGGACTGTGTGAACAATCTCCGGATGGACCGTAACTGCTTTGGACGGCTGTGTCTACTACTACGTGAGCGCATGGGTTTGAAAGATCGAAAATTT ATAGCATTGACAGGATTCAAGAGTCTGCCTCCATTGTTTGAAAAAACTCCAAATGCTGTCCATGAAATGACACTCGCAA GGGACATTTATGAGCACGCAGTTGTCCTGAGCGTGAAGATTGAGGATCAGGATGCTTTTGAGAGAGACTTTTGCCAACTAAAGCCTTATTATACTGATACTGC TGTTCATCTCCCACCTTCTCCTCAGGAGTATCCAATTCTAGGTCTCAACCTGCTAAGACTTCTTGTGCAAAACAGAATAGCTGAATTCCACACTGAGTTGGAATTACTTTCTGCTAGTGCTTTGGAGAACCCTTGTTTCAAGCATGCTGTCGAGCTGGAACAATCCTTCATGGAAGGAGCATATAACAGGGTGCTGACTGCTAGACAGACTGTACCTCATGAAACATATGTCTATTTCATGGACTTACTTGCAAAGACAGTCAG AGATGAGATAGCTGGGTGCATTGAGAAGGCATATGACTCTCTTTCCTTAAATGATGCACGTCAAATGCTGCTGTATTCGTCAGACAAGGAAGTAGTTGAATATGTCAAGGAG GAGCATCCTGAGTGGGAGATCAAGAACGGATTTGTGTTTTTCCAAAGAGCTAAGGAATCTGTACCTTGCAAGGAGATTCCATCGTTGCAGCTGATCAACCAGACACTCAGTTATGCGAGGGAGCTGGAGCGCATTGTGTGA
- the LOC121768250 gene encoding 26S proteasome non-ATPase regulatory subunit 8 homolog A-like isoform X3, with amino-acid sequence MDDPNHEYSNLYQLAFFSWAGRIIREIYNTQFGENINLQRQMDPKFTEVSQLFERFKAPILRKDFDTSTKFLSQLKIALTGFKSLPPLFEKTPNAVHEMTLARDIYEHAVVLSVKIEDQDAFERDFCQLKPYYTDTAVHLPPSPQEYPILGLNLLRLLVQNRIAEFHTELELLSASALENPCFKHAVELEQSFMEGAYNRVLTARQTVPHETYVYFMDLLAKTVRDEIAGCIEKAYDSLSLNDARQMLLYSSDKEVVEYVKEEHPEWEIKNGFVFFQRAKESVPCKEIPSLQLINQTLSYARELERIV; translated from the exons ATGGATGATCCGAACCATGAATACAGTAATTTATACCAGCTTGCTTTCTTTTCTTGGGCAGGACGAATTATTCGTGAAATCTACAACACTCAATTCGGCGAGAACATAAATCTACAGAGACAAATGGATCCCAAATTCACTGAGGTTTCACAACTATTCGAGCGATTCAAAGCACCTATTCTCCGCAAAGATTTTGATACTTCTACCAAGTTTCTGTCTCAGCTCAAG ATAGCATTGACAGGATTCAAGAGTCTGCCTCCATTGTTTGAAAAAACTCCAAATGCTGTCCATGAAATGACACTCGCAA GGGACATTTATGAGCACGCAGTTGTCCTGAGCGTGAAGATTGAGGATCAGGATGCTTTTGAGAGAGACTTTTGCCAACTAAAGCCTTATTATACTGATACTGC TGTTCATCTCCCACCTTCTCCTCAGGAGTATCCAATTCTAGGTCTCAACCTGCTAAGACTTCTTGTGCAAAACAGAATAGCTGAATTCCACACTGAGTTGGAATTACTTTCTGCTAGTGCTTTGGAGAACCCTTGTTTCAAGCATGCTGTCGAGCTGGAACAATCCTTCATGGAAGGAGCATATAACAGGGTGCTGACTGCTAGACAGACTGTACCTCATGAAACATATGTCTATTTCATGGACTTACTTGCAAAGACAGTCAG AGATGAGATAGCTGGGTGCATTGAGAAGGCATATGACTCTCTTTCCTTAAATGATGCACGTCAAATGCTGCTGTATTCGTCAGACAAGGAAGTAGTTGAATATGTCAAGGAG GAGCATCCTGAGTGGGAGATCAAGAACGGATTTGTGTTTTTCCAAAGAGCTAAGGAATCTGTACCTTGCAAGGAGATTCCATCGTTGCAGCTGATCAACCAGACACTCAGTTATGCGAGGGAGCTGGAGCGCATTGTGTGA
- the LOC121768250 gene encoding 26S proteasome non-ATPase regulatory subunit 8 homolog A-like isoform X2, whose protein sequence is MDPKFTEVSQLFERFKAPILRKDFDTSTKFLSQLKLCTGMDRENKKRKEIENVLVVVEDLVRRQRQQSFLLLSLAEYFSLRRSSDDEDDTTMVTDLLWKIPEQIRRMDRLIRLTDTDCVNNLRMDRNCFGRLCLLLRERMGLKDRKFIALTGFKSLPPLFEKTPNAVHEMTLARDIYEHAVVLSVKIEDQDAFERDFCQLKPYYTDTAVHLPPSPQEYPILGLNLLRLLVQNRIAEFHTELELLSASALENPCFKHAVELEQSFMEGAYNRVLTARQTVPHETYVYFMDLLAKTVRDEIAGCIEKAYDSLSLNDARQMLLYSSDKEVVEYVKEEHPEWEIKNGFVFFQRAKESVPCKEIPSLQLINQTLSYARELERIV, encoded by the exons ATGGATCCCAAATTCACTGAGGTTTCACAACTATTCGAGCGATTCAAAGCACCTATTCTCCGCAAAGATTTTGATACTTCTACCAAGTTTCTGTCTCAGCTCAAG TTGTGTACAGGCATGGACagggaaaataaaaaacgaaaggAGATTGAAAATGTATTGGTTGTAGTTGAAGATTTGGTCCGTCGGCAGCGCCAACAATCTTTTCTTCTGCTCAGTTTGGCTGAGTATTTTAGTCTGCGGAGGAGTAGTGATGACGAAGATGATACAACCATGGTTACTGACTTGTTGTGGAAGATACCGGAGCAAATTCGGCGTATGGATAGGCTAATACGTTTAACTGACACGGACTGTGTGAACAATCTCCGGATGGACCGTAACTGCTTTGGACGGCTGTGTCTACTACTACGTGAGCGCATGGGTTTGAAAGATCGAAAATTT ATAGCATTGACAGGATTCAAGAGTCTGCCTCCATTGTTTGAAAAAACTCCAAATGCTGTCCATGAAATGACACTCGCAA GGGACATTTATGAGCACGCAGTTGTCCTGAGCGTGAAGATTGAGGATCAGGATGCTTTTGAGAGAGACTTTTGCCAACTAAAGCCTTATTATACTGATACTGC TGTTCATCTCCCACCTTCTCCTCAGGAGTATCCAATTCTAGGTCTCAACCTGCTAAGACTTCTTGTGCAAAACAGAATAGCTGAATTCCACACTGAGTTGGAATTACTTTCTGCTAGTGCTTTGGAGAACCCTTGTTTCAAGCATGCTGTCGAGCTGGAACAATCCTTCATGGAAGGAGCATATAACAGGGTGCTGACTGCTAGACAGACTGTACCTCATGAAACATATGTCTATTTCATGGACTTACTTGCAAAGACAGTCAG AGATGAGATAGCTGGGTGCATTGAGAAGGCATATGACTCTCTTTCCTTAAATGATGCACGTCAAATGCTGCTGTATTCGTCAGACAAGGAAGTAGTTGAATATGTCAAGGAG GAGCATCCTGAGTGGGAGATCAAGAACGGATTTGTGTTTTTCCAAAGAGCTAAGGAATCTGTACCTTGCAAGGAGATTCCATCGTTGCAGCTGATCAACCAGACACTCAGTTATGCGAGGGAGCTGGAGCGCATTGTGTGA
- the LOC121768250 gene encoding 26S proteasome non-ATPase regulatory subunit 8 homolog A-like isoform X4 has product MDRENKKRKEIENVLVVVEDLVRRQRQQSFLLLSLAEYFSLRRSSDDEDDTTMVTDLLWKIPEQIRRMDRLIRLTDTDCVNNLRMDRNCFGRLCLLLRERMGLKDRKFIALTGFKSLPPLFEKTPNAVHEMTLARDIYEHAVVLSVKIEDQDAFERDFCQLKPYYTDTAVHLPPSPQEYPILGLNLLRLLVQNRIAEFHTELELLSASALENPCFKHAVELEQSFMEGAYNRVLTARQTVPHETYVYFMDLLAKTVRDEIAGCIEKAYDSLSLNDARQMLLYSSDKEVVEYVKEEHPEWEIKNGFVFFQRAKESVPCKEIPSLQLINQTLSYARELERIV; this is encoded by the exons ATGGACagggaaaataaaaaacgaaaggAGATTGAAAATGTATTGGTTGTAGTTGAAGATTTGGTCCGTCGGCAGCGCCAACAATCTTTTCTTCTGCTCAGTTTGGCTGAGTATTTTAGTCTGCGGAGGAGTAGTGATGACGAAGATGATACAACCATGGTTACTGACTTGTTGTGGAAGATACCGGAGCAAATTCGGCGTATGGATAGGCTAATACGTTTAACTGACACGGACTGTGTGAACAATCTCCGGATGGACCGTAACTGCTTTGGACGGCTGTGTCTACTACTACGTGAGCGCATGGGTTTGAAAGATCGAAAATTT ATAGCATTGACAGGATTCAAGAGTCTGCCTCCATTGTTTGAAAAAACTCCAAATGCTGTCCATGAAATGACACTCGCAA GGGACATTTATGAGCACGCAGTTGTCCTGAGCGTGAAGATTGAGGATCAGGATGCTTTTGAGAGAGACTTTTGCCAACTAAAGCCTTATTATACTGATACTGC TGTTCATCTCCCACCTTCTCCTCAGGAGTATCCAATTCTAGGTCTCAACCTGCTAAGACTTCTTGTGCAAAACAGAATAGCTGAATTCCACACTGAGTTGGAATTACTTTCTGCTAGTGCTTTGGAGAACCCTTGTTTCAAGCATGCTGTCGAGCTGGAACAATCCTTCATGGAAGGAGCATATAACAGGGTGCTGACTGCTAGACAGACTGTACCTCATGAAACATATGTCTATTTCATGGACTTACTTGCAAAGACAGTCAG AGATGAGATAGCTGGGTGCATTGAGAAGGCATATGACTCTCTTTCCTTAAATGATGCACGTCAAATGCTGCTGTATTCGTCAGACAAGGAAGTAGTTGAATATGTCAAGGAG GAGCATCCTGAGTGGGAGATCAAGAACGGATTTGTGTTTTTCCAAAGAGCTAAGGAATCTGTACCTTGCAAGGAGATTCCATCGTTGCAGCTGATCAACCAGACACTCAGTTATGCGAGGGAGCTGGAGCGCATTGTGTGA
- the LOC121766756 gene encoding uncharacterized protein LOC121766756 — MEQENIQDAELEPRPRQGLKLSNQMKNHIVQFLQQQCQAKALPHGSFQEAANRFKVHRITVSRLWGIAKQQMSDGQSVIMRGRASGYKKKTGKVHFDDEKFKQLSFLERSCYRKLACKMGVSKTTFGRWAKSHLIRPHTNAIKPALTEANKISRMRWCLTHIQPALDEGKLLYHAMHNTVHIDEKWFYMTKASDRYYLLPDEGEPYRSCKSKRFITKVMFMCAVSRPQFGTDGQTIFDGKIGIFPFTEQVPAKRKSKNRPRGTLETKSIPSVNKEAMRECLLNQIIPAIKAKWPANASKDIYIQQDNAKPHLRSFDSQFDELASSDGFKFHLISQPANSPDTNVLDLGFFRAIQSLQDDKVATNIDELLGNVWSSFEELTPQTLNNVFLTLQSCLSKILEVHGGNNYKIPHLNKERLRRTVGLPTSLEVGENLVKESLEYLLLPQNDVGASYDIGHLMNVFQL, encoded by the exons ATGGAGCAGGAGAATATTCAGGATGCAGAACTGGAGCCACGACCGAGACAAGGCCTGAAGTTGAGCAACCAAATGAAGAACCATATTGTACAGTTCCTACAACAGCAATGCCAAGCTAAAGCACTGCCACATGGTTCATTTCAAGAGGCAGCCAATAGATTCAAAGTGCACAGAATTACAGTGAGCCGATTATGGGGGATAGCCAAGCAGCAAATGTCAGATGGGCAGTCTGTTATCATGAGGGGCAGAGCATCAGGATATAAAAAGAAAACAGGTAAAGTACATTTTGATGATGAAAAGTTCAAACAATTGTCTTTTCTTGAGAGATCTTGCTATAGAAAGCTTGCATGTAAAATGGGTGTTAGCAAGACAACATTTGGTAGATGGGCAAAGAGTCACCTGATAAGGCCACATACAAATGCCATAAAACCAGCACTCACTGAAGCAAACAAAATCAGTAGAATGAGATGGTGTCTTACTCATATTCAGCCAGCTTTGGATGAAGGAAAGCTTCTTTATCATGCTATGCACAATACAGTTCATATTGATGAGAAATGGTTTTACATGACAAAAGCTTCAGACAGATACTACCTGTTGCCGGATGAGGGTGAGCCTTACAGGTCTTGCAAGTCAAAAAGATTTATCACAAAGGTGATGTTCATGTGTGCTGTAAGTAGGCCACAGTTTGGCACAGATGGTCAGACCATCTTTGATGGTAAAATAGGCATATTCCCATTCACAGAACAAGTTCCAGCCAAAAGGAAGTCCAAGAATAGGCCAAGAGGGACATTAGAGACTAAATCTATACCATCAGTTAACAAGGAAGCAATGAGAGAATGTCTCTTGAATCAG ATTATTCCAGCAATCAAGGCAAAGTGGCCAGCCAATGCAAGCAAGGATATCTATATCCAACAAGATAATGCCAAACCTCACCTAAGATCTTTTGACTCACAATTTGATGAGCTTGCAAGTTCAGATGGATTTAAGTTCCATCTAATCAGCCAACCAGCCAACTCCCCAGACACCAATGTATTGGACCTAGGCTTTTTTAGGGCCATTCAATCACTACAAGATGATAAAGTAGCAACCAACATAGATGAATTACTGGGTAATGTCTGGAGTTCTTTTGAGGAACTCACACCACAAACTCTGAACAATGTTTTTTTAACATTGCAAAGCTGCCTCAGTAAGATCCTTGAAGTGCATGGAGGCAACAACTACAAAATACCCCACTTGAACAAGGAAAGGCTGAGAAGAACAGTGGGGCTTCCTACATCCCTAGAAGTTGGGGAGAATTTGGTCAAAGAGAGCTTGGAGTATCTGCTACTACCTCAGAATGATGTGGGTGCCTCATATGACATAGGGCATCTAATGAATGTTTTCCAGCTCTAA